A DNA window from Pseudomonas sp. B21-056 contains the following coding sequences:
- a CDS encoding ammonium transporter, producing the protein MTLRKFAGLGALLSFVMPGLAMAEEAAAPVLNSGDTAWMLTATILVLFMTIPGLALFYGGMVRSKNLLSVMMQCFAITGLISVLWVIYGYSIAFDTTGMEQGVVNFNSFIGGLGKAFLAGVTPASITGPTALFPEAVFVTFQMTFAIITPALIVGAFAERMKFSAMLIFMGVWFTLVYAPIAHMVWSGNGGLLWDWGVLDFAGGTVVHINAGIAGLVACLVLGKRKGFPTTPMAPHNLGYTLMGAAMLWVGWFGFNAGSAVAANGTAGMAMLVTQIATAAAALGWMFAEWIAHGKPSALGIASGVVAGLVAITPAAGTVGPMGALVIGLAAGVVCFFCATTLKRKLGYDDSLDAFGVHGIGGILGAILTGVFAAPALGGFGTVTDIAAQVWIQVKGVGFTVIYTAIVTFIILKVLDAVMGLRVSEEEEAVGLDLAQHNERGYNL; encoded by the coding sequence ATGACTCTGCGTAAATTCGCAGGGCTAGGAGCCCTGTTGTCCTTCGTAATGCCTGGCCTGGCCATGGCAGAAGAGGCGGCAGCCCCCGTCCTCAACTCCGGCGACACCGCCTGGATGCTGACTGCCACGATTCTTGTACTGTTCATGACTATTCCCGGCCTGGCGCTGTTCTACGGCGGCATGGTTCGGTCGAAAAACCTTCTTTCCGTGATGATGCAGTGCTTTGCCATTACCGGTCTGATCAGCGTCCTGTGGGTCATTTATGGCTACAGCATCGCGTTCGACACCACTGGCATGGAGCAGGGCGTCGTCAATTTCAATTCCTTCATCGGCGGCCTGGGCAAAGCGTTCTTGGCGGGCGTGACCCCGGCGAGCATCACCGGTCCGACGGCGTTGTTCCCTGAGGCGGTGTTCGTCACGTTCCAGATGACATTCGCCATCATCACCCCGGCCCTGATCGTCGGCGCCTTTGCCGAGCGGATGAAGTTCTCCGCCATGCTCATCTTCATGGGCGTGTGGTTCACCCTGGTGTATGCGCCGATTGCGCACATGGTCTGGTCCGGCAACGGCGGCCTGCTGTGGGACTGGGGCGTGCTGGACTTCGCCGGCGGCACTGTGGTGCACATCAACGCCGGTATCGCGGGCCTGGTGGCGTGCCTGGTACTGGGCAAGCGCAAAGGCTTCCCGACCACCCCAATGGCGCCGCATAACCTGGGTTACACCCTGATGGGTGCGGCCATGCTGTGGGTCGGCTGGTTCGGTTTCAACGCCGGTTCCGCCGTCGCCGCCAACGGCACTGCCGGCATGGCGATGCTGGTGACCCAGATTGCTACCGCTGCTGCGGCACTGGGCTGGATGTTTGCCGAGTGGATTGCCCACGGCAAGCCAAGCGCACTGGGCATCGCCTCGGGCGTGGTAGCGGGCCTGGTTGCAATCACCCCGGCTGCCGGCACCGTGGGCCCGATGGGCGCCCTGGTCATCGGCCTGGCGGCGGGTGTGGTGTGCTTCTTCTGCGCAACCACCCTCAAGCGCAAACTCGGCTATGACGACTCCCTGGACGCCTTTGGCGTGCATGGCATCGGCGGTATCCTCGGCGCGATCCTCACCGGCGTGTTCGCCGCGCCGGCCCTGGGTGGCTTCGGCACCGTGACCGATATCGCTGCGCAAGTGTGGATTCAAGTCAAGGGCGTGGGCTTCACGGTGATCTACACCGCGATCGTCACCTTCATCATCCTCAAGGTCCTGGACGCCGTCATGGGTCTACGTGTCTCCGAGGAAGAAGAGGCTGTCGGCCTGGATCTGGCCCAGCACAACGAGCGTGGCTACAACCTGTAG
- the glnK gene encoding P-II family nitrogen regulator — MKLVTAIIKPFKLDDVRESLSEIGVQGITVTEVKGFGRQKGHTELYRGAEYVVDFLPKVKIDVAIDDKDLDRVIEAITKAANTGKIGDGKIFVVNLEQAIRIRTGETDTDAI; from the coding sequence ATGAAGCTAGTCACTGCCATCATCAAGCCGTTCAAGTTGGACGACGTGCGCGAGTCGTTGTCCGAGATCGGCGTGCAGGGCATTACCGTTACTGAGGTCAAAGGCTTCGGTCGGCAGAAAGGTCACACCGAGCTGTATCGCGGCGCGGAATACGTGGTCGATTTCCTGCCCAAGGTGAAGATCGACGTCGCCATTGACGACAAGGATCTTGACCGGGTGATCGAGGCAATCACCAAGGCTGCCAACACCGGCAAGATCGGTGACGGAAAGATCTTTGTGGTCAATCTGGAACAGGCTATCCGCATCCGTACCGGCGAAACCGATACCGACGCTATCTAA
- a CDS encoding accessory factor UbiK family protein yields MLAPKDLLDALSGHASRLLSGDTPLPKSEIESQFKALLQSGFSKLDLVSREEFDSQMVVLARTRARLESLEAKVAELEARLTTDAK; encoded by the coding sequence ATGCTCGCCCCCAAAGACCTGCTCGACGCCCTCAGCGGCCACGCCTCCCGCCTCTTGAGCGGCGATACCCCCCTGCCCAAAAGCGAAATCGAAAGCCAGTTCAAGGCGCTGCTGCAAAGCGGCTTCAGCAAGCTGGACCTGGTAAGCCGGGAAGAATTCGACAGTCAGATGGTCGTACTGGCCCGCACCCGGGCGCGGCTGGAGAGCCTGGAGGCGAAGGTGGCGGAGTTGGAAGCGCGACTCACCACTGACGCGAAATAA
- a CDS encoding methyl-accepting chemotaxis protein, whose amino-acid sequence MQTSLKTTIQQIASASEQLASAAEELTAVTDDGSRALIRQNDEIQQAATAVTEMTSAVEEVARNAVSTSQASQATSSQASNGRDQARNAVQAINNATREITSSTGLVSDLAVQVRDIGKVLDVIRGIAEQTNLLALNAAIEAARAGEQGRGFAVVADEVRALAARTQASTGEIESMIHAVQNRADGAVDAMGKSQALVTETQSLARATGEALEQIADGISQINDRNLVIATASEEQAHVAREVDRNLVNIQDLSTQTAAGANQTNASTQELSNLALSFNTLVGRFRL is encoded by the coding sequence ATGCAAACCAGCCTGAAAACCACCATCCAGCAGATTGCCAGCGCTTCGGAACAGTTGGCTTCCGCCGCCGAGGAGCTCACCGCGGTCACTGACGATGGCAGTCGTGCCCTGATCCGGCAGAACGACGAGATCCAACAGGCGGCCACGGCTGTGACTGAGATGACCTCGGCAGTGGAGGAGGTGGCCCGCAATGCCGTTTCCACCTCCCAGGCCTCCCAAGCGACCAGTTCGCAAGCCAGCAATGGACGCGATCAGGCCCGTAATGCGGTGCAGGCGATCAACAATGCAACCCGGGAAATTACCTCATCCACCGGATTGGTCAGTGATCTGGCCGTGCAGGTCCGGGATATCGGTAAGGTGTTGGATGTGATCCGCGGGATCGCCGAGCAGACCAACCTGCTGGCGCTCAACGCAGCCATAGAGGCCGCTCGCGCAGGGGAGCAGGGGCGCGGCTTTGCCGTGGTGGCTGATGAGGTTCGCGCCCTGGCAGCGCGCACCCAGGCGTCCACCGGTGAAATCGAAAGCATGATCCATGCGGTCCAGAATCGTGCCGACGGCGCGGTCGATGCCATGGGCAAGAGCCAGGCACTGGTCACCGAGACCCAGAGTCTGGCTCGGGCCACCGGTGAGGCACTGGAGCAGATCGCTGACGGTATTTCGCAGATCAACGACCGCAACCTGGTGATCGCTACCGCGTCCGAGGAGCAGGCCCACGTGGCCCGTGAGGTGGACCGCAACCTGGTGAATATCCAGGATCTCTCGACCCAGACCGCGGCGGGGGCGAACCAGACCAATGCGTCGACCCAGGAGTTGTCCAACCTGGCGTTGTCCTTCAATACGCTGGTGGGCCGTTTCCGGCTCTGA